The genomic interval ATATTGGTTTTTCGGATAATTATTTTCAATGTTGCTGTTTTAGAGAAAATTTGCCAGTATTGTCTGGCTTAACCGGAAAAAGGGGGTCTGAATAGTTACGTTATTAGATGGTTTCAAAAGAAGAAAAAATCCCTACAAATGTAATTATTTTTGCTCCTGATAAATGGGGAGAAGTATTAAAGTTCAGACATTTTGCAGCTCCAACATATAATTTACCTCTATATGCAAATGCAGCACTTATTGGAATAGACGGGCATTTTGAAAAATATACGATATTAATGAAGATTGGTCAGGGTTTAGCACCTAAATTAATTGAAGACTATGAAGAATTAACCAAACAGGGTTATTCAAAAGCAACCCGTTCAAAAGAATTGGCTTCTATAATTGATACGCTCTTCTGTGAATTATATTCTGCTGCAGATTGCACCCGTACAGTTATAGGGGCTATCTATGGTAAATTCCAAAATGTTCCTACAAATTCAACGTCTAGATTATTTGAAAACGCGGGTAAAAATATGATTGATAAAAGAGTACCTTTGGAAATCAGGAATGCATTGAAGGAAGGTCAAAATGATTGGTTTCCAAGATTAAAGGAGATACGGGATGCTATCAATCATTTTGGAATTGGCTCTTGCAGTGAGCATAATGGGAAAATATCTTATTACCATGATCGTCTTGGAAAGACAATTTATAATGTTCTCGTGACTGATGATGCTTTCCAAGAAGTTTCGAAATACGCAGATAATGTTAATAAATTCCTGGGACGAGTTTTCCATTGTTTAAATCTAACTCTGAAGGACATAGAAACTATCCAAATTTGCGGAATATTCGGTAGTCTTGTCTATCAACGATCGGTCTCTCCTATTGAAGCGAGAGATTTTCATAGTGGGAAGTGCAAATCATTCGAATCATTTGAAAAAGGTTTAATGCCAACTTGTCCGTCAATAAAGAGTTGTGGCGCATACCCGCATGTAAGTGAGAAAAGAGCTGCAGATAAAAAGGATATTTGAAAAAGTTAAAAATTATCTTATTAAGTTTTTTTAGATTTTTTTTCAAGAACTTTTTTCATACTTTCTGTAAATTCTTTGGATTCTCGTTTAGATTGGATTACTTGTTTTACTAAATAAATTAAAATTGTTCTAGTATGTCCAGCAATTTCCATGCATTCATCGTCCGATTTTTCGTGTATTCCTTCGCTTAAAAAACCATATAATGTCCCTAAAGGATTCATCCCGCCGAGTTTGCTAAGATGGGGCTAGTTTCGCTTTCTTCTTTGCTGGATGAACCATTTCCTGCAAAGGAATACACCGGGCGAAAGCTGCATACGGGAAATCCGTCCGTGCAGTTTGATAAGGGGCGTGGTGCCTGAAAGGGCATTGCTCTACTCAGCGAAGGCAATAGATAGAAGTAATATGCATCCTAAGAATTATTTAAATCAACATAACAAGTATGAAACTATACATGGGCACGCTTGGATTATGATATTTAAGTGAAATATCGAGATACTTCTTGAGTATCAAATTTAAAAAACGTATTAAAGAGTTAAATTTTGATTTTGAAAAGTCGAATATATTGATGACTTTTTAATTCCTTTCAAATGAAACCACATTTTAAGATGGTTACTATGGATTGGTTCAAAGAATGATTACCTTTAAATCGAGGTTTATTACCGAAATTTGGAAAAGATATAAATGCTAAATCAACATTTAAACAAATATATTTAAAATAATTAGTAGTTTAAAGTAGTTGACAATTATGGAGCCTGAAGAGCATGTTTTGAAAATAATGCATGATTGTCGAATTGATGTTTTACTGACTCTTCCATGTGAAAGGATTAAAGCACTGCTCTCTTTGGCAGAATCTGAGTTTTCTACGATTCATTTGACAAGAGAGGATAATGGTGTTGGTATCTGTGCAGGTGTGTATATGGCTGGTAGGAGGCCACTTATGATAATACAGAGCACAGGTATTGGTAATATGATTAATTCTTTATTGGCGCTGAACCATTTATACAACTTCCCCCTCCCTATCATAGCTAGCTGGCGCGGAATACAGGAGGAAGCTATGTCGGCACATATACCCTTGGGAGAACATCTTCAGGGTATTTTAAATGGAGCGAACATAAAATATACTATCGTCGAGAATGCTAACGAAGTTGAAAGAGTTAGAGATGTAATAAATGACTCTTTTAATAACAAGAGACCTCATGTGGCATTGATGCTTCCAAATGTATGGAAAGACTCGAAATGCAAGCAATTATCTATATCTTGCGGCCCAACGCCTCGCATTTTTGATTTCAATTATTCAGCTAGGATACGTGAACCTATAATGACGCGTTATGATGCGATTTCGGTTGTGGTTTCGAATGTGGATAATGATGATATAATCATTTCAAATCTTGGTGCACCGTGCAAGGAGCTATACGATGCAAAGGATAGACCGACTAATTTCTATATGAGGGGAAGCCTAGGTCTTGCTTCTTCAATTGGGTTTGGTCTGGCGCTTTTTAGTAAGAAGAAGGTATATGTGCTTGATGGAGATGGAAGCTTACTTATGAATCCTAATGCTTTATTAGAAATTGCAGTTACTGAGCCGACAAATCTCACAATAATCTGTCTTGACAATTCTTCATATGGTACGACTGGAAACCAACAGACGTGTAGCTGTAGTACTGTTGATCTTGAATTGTTTGCAAAGGCATGCGGAATAAAAAATACAGTGAAGATACATACAAAAGAGGAGCTTGCACAGATACTGAAGGATGGATATGCATTCGTCCATGCAATAATAAAACCTGGAAATAAGGATTGTAAAAATTTGCCACTATCACCAAGAGAGATTAAGGAGCGTTTTATGAAGCAGATGTGAACTTATTAGATAAGCGGACAAATGGAAATCTCATAAAATAGGTTTAATTAAAAATGCAAAAATAATTGTACGAAAGATTTTAGTTCTTGCCATAAATAACCCAAGTTTTCTATAACGGTGGTGATAAATTCGTACCCTGAACCAAAAGTATAAGAAGCAAAATAATAAATCCACCATATTCCTAATAAATATGTAATAATCTTATCTGCTTGATATGGCATATATTTGATTAATAACCGAGATTTCTGGCTATTTGGTAAAGTTGCATGTGTTAAAGGAAATGTCACATCCTTACATTCAAAAAATAAAGTATATTGGTTTTTAAATGTTGTTAATTTGAATATTTCATTAGCATTAATTAAGCGATTCAAACGCTCTTCGATTTCTCTCATTTGTGCAACCCTAAGCATCGAAAATTGCCAAACATGTTCAACAGTGAGGATTGTGAAAAATGCTAAAACAACACCTATGATAGAAATTATAGATCGGTCGAAATCTGTAGGAGCAAAAAAAACACCAGCTATAAGAGCACTATGAACTGCCAAGAAACCATAAACTCGTGTATAAGTCACTGTTATGGTATTTGTATACAACTGTACCGAGTTAGCGTATTCCTGTAATAATGCTTGAATCAAAGGTTTTTCTGTTTCCTGTGTTTGAATCAAAGGTTTTTCTGTTTCCTGTGTTTGAATCAAAGGTTTTTCTGTTTCTTGTGTTTGAATCAAAGGTTTTTCTGTTTCTTGTTTTATCTGTGTCATAGTCTACATCCAGACTTTATGCTTAGAGATTAATTCTCTTAAGCCATTTTATATCTAATGTTGATATACGAAGTACGATTTTACAAAGGAAAACAAATTAAGTTACCCTAATTAAATTTAATGCTTCAAAGGTCGCTTCGAACTCTTGCATTGGTCGATGTATAATTCCAAGACTTACGTACTTGCCCTCAAATAGTTATTGATAGCATATCTATTGATAGTTTTGCCTTTTGATCCTTAAATGCTATGTTAAACGCTTTGTAAACCTTTGTATGGGCATGAATGGGATTATCCAATAGAAACATATCCTAAAAAAATAGAATTCACCAGTTTAAGGTGAATTCCATAAATGGCAATATTACCGCCCATAAGCTGATTAGAAGTAATATTCCCTGTTTCCTGCTCATCTTCTCCGGGAATAAATTGTAGATACAAACTATGATGCTGAGCATTATCGCGAGTCGGATTAATGAAATGTTATCGACGTACAAGGATATCATCAGAATAGCGATGATTTTACCGACGATAAGACCCGTAAATCCAAACTTTTTCAGTATCCATCTAACACCTGGGTTTCTTTCTTTACCCCCTCGTTTGATGAAATAATATGTCGTCAGTACATCGCCCAGGCCGAATATGAGGCCAAAAAGGATAAGTTGATTGATCAGTGTAGCCATTTTAGTTTCCTCCTGTTATCATAACCATCCAAGTCCCCAAGAACTCAGAAGCATCAAAGCGGACCCAACAAAGATTCCACTATCACTGGTTCCTTCACGGATACTCCAGATAAATATAGCAAACCCAATAATGAACATTCCCTGTAGGATCTCTCGTCCGGTTCTATCCTTTCCCATATTCAGAAGATTAATGTTACTACCTGCTGGAAGAGGAGGAAGCGCGGTCTTGTTCACTGTAGGAGTGGGTGCTACTCCTCCACCGCCAGAACTTCCGCCACTGGACTGGGCGATCACAAAAAATGTTTGATTCCAGGTAGTGCTATTGGTATCTCCACTATCATCCCCGGCGTTAAATTCCGTGATCTGATAGGCTCCCTGATTTGCGGATCCAAATGCAAAGAACCAAAAGTCATCAGACCCATTGGTCATTGCATAAGTGAAGGGAATTGCCATATAACTGATAATCACATTTGCTGCGGTGATATTACCATCACTATCATTGATTTTGACTGAAATTGTTGTTGCCCCAGTATTAGCAACAATGGAGGTAGAAGATATTGATTTATTGCTGAAGGTAAAGTTATAGTCGTTCACGGAAAAATTCAGCCAAGTTATGTTACCACTGATACTTCCCATGTTTGATACCGTCTGAGCAGAGAAGTTATAATTTCCTTTTGAAAGTCCAGTGAATGTTTTTGATTCAATCCCTGCAGATACATTGGAATCCCAAGAACTATTAGACCCCGTATAATTTGTCAGATATACATGATCAAAAGAAGGAGCAGTCGCATCATTCCAGGTACATACCGCCCAAGTAGCTCCGTGTGAGGTACAATCGGGATCTGTGATTATATCTGGAATGAGGTCAACTGTGAAATAGGATAAGTTTGCATAATCAGAGTAGTTATACCCATCATAAGCTCTGACTGTCCAATTATGCGTTCCTTCAGGTAGAATAACATTTGTATTATTGTAGGAGATATTTGTGAGATAAACGCTACCATTTATTTTCAGATCGTAAGTCAACGTATCACTTTCATTATCTGTAGAAGACCATGCTAAATTAATAATAGATGTAGTGTTATAGAGACTGTTATTTGTCGGGGTCAAAAGAGTTGGTATTGTTGGCGGAACGTTCCCATAAACAACAACCTCTGATGCAGTAGCTATCCAAGTGCATCCCGCACTCCAGGATATTCCTAATACTTTTACCGAGAGTGGGAAGTAATCGCTTGTTAGAGCGCTCCCCAGAATTACCGGTGTCGGAACGTTAGCACTCTGCAGATCATAGGAGGATGATGTATGGTTATATAGCCAAAAATAAGACTGACTTCCGCCATCCTGATAGTATTGAAATACCGTGACATTTAGAATATTATTCTGATCGATAGTATTTGAATAATTCACATATTGGTAATTAAATACATTGCAGGGGGCTGAGATTACAGTATTAAGATTTGAATCATTTAGACGTGTATCTGTAGTATTAATTCCTGAAACCATGTGAGGGTCAGACCATGCAGAAGAAATTTCCACAGTAGCTAATAATACTAGAAAAATCAATATTATTTTATTCATTTTTTCCCTCCGCAAGGTAATATTTCTTTTCAAACTCTCTCGGCGTGAAACCATAACTATTAGCTATAACACTCATATAATAATTCGCTCGGAGTACCAGAGTATTGTTTGTAAGCTGCGATTGAAATATTTTGTATCTATTGACATCAGAGGAACCGAAAGTAAATATTGCCCCGCCGTTGCTTACTTTACCCTGGGATACGGGGATTTGCACGGAGGTAGGAGTTGGTGTAGGTGTTGGTGTAGGAATTGGAGTAATCTCTGGAGCATACTCTGTACATATAAGGGACCATTCTGGAACTGTCCAACAAAACCATCCACTACATTCGGTATGGGAGCCTGTCTGTACCCATTTCCAAGATAAACATTCTGCTGCGCTCGCAGTGGTGGGACTCGATAATATGATTAGTATGGTTATGGCTAAACCACACAAAACCGATTGAATATTTTTTTTCATTTTTCTACCTTCTTGATTATGATTTTTCCGTCTTGGGATTCTATAGTCATGTTCTCCTGAGCTTCAAGCTTCAGTTCTTTGACTATCTTAGATGGGATATTTATAGAGAAACTTGCCTTGGTCTTCTGTATTTTTCTATATTCGATATTCATAGTGATCCTCAGATACACATGTATCATAAGCGATATATATAGTCATCTTTTTATATAAAACCTTTAATCCTCTAACTATTTTTCTCATTTACATTACCGAGCCCTGGAATCTAACATTAATTTGGATTCCAGGATGCATGGGCAGATTCTGAGTCCCAAAACCTTTACGGTTCTGGGGGCAGATCTAAATTCATCGATCTTGATGGCGGTTTGAATTCGCGAGGTTCATCTATCGGTTCCTCTTTCTTCCGGGATAATGTCTTTCTGCCCTTATCGATAAGGTAGCCCGTAAGACCTTGATCCATTAGGTTTAAGGCTTTTTTATCCTTATCCTTCACTTGAAATCGTCGCTCTGATCCCAAATCTGCGACTCTTTGTTCCGTTTTCTCTTCGCCGACTTTACCCAAATAAATGGCCTCAGTCTTACCATCTACTGTTCGGTAGTCGTAGACATACTTATTATTCCTTATTTCTCTGATTATCAGGGTCATAATCTCACCAGGGTCTCCATGCTAAAGCACTGCTAACTCCGGCGGCTACTCCAGTTATGGCCATGTAGATTTCATACAGGATATAGAGAACTACAAGCACTAGAGCGGCGGTTAGGATACCTGCAGGGCTACTGAATATCTGTCTCAGAAGTCCGGATTTCCAGGCCCAGAACAACACAATTCCACCGACTAAGAGTTCTATAATCCAGGTTAAATCTACTGTTTCTCCCTGCGGTTCTGTCGTGAAGTATAATGATACTACTTTAGTTTCTCCTCCACTTAATGTGACTTTTACCTCACTAGGAGCGTATAGAGTAGGGTTAGAATTATTATTTGTTGTGAATGCATATTCACCATATGGAAGATCGACTTCTGCATGACCATTACCGATCTGAACTCCATTCTTAAAGATCGGAGCATTGGATAGAGTGGATTTTCCATCTACATTATAGGCGGTCACTGATACTTTCTGTGTGGTAGTTGGGCAATTTCCAAACCATCCACAATCAGTTCTCGGCTTTCCTTGAACGATCTGAGTGAGAGTCGTTTTATCCTGTAAGCCGGATCCCCCTGCTGTTGCGATAATACTAATTACTGCATTAGCGGATGAGCCATCTGCAATAGTCATTGTAGGTTGAAGATAGAACGTATAAGTTCCTTGCTGGTCTTTGGCGAGAGTCAAAGAGTTTACGACGGATTGTACTTGATCTCCATTAACGATTACACCTACTCCTATTACATCACTGGAGCCCAGGTTCGTTACTTTTACCGTTAGTGTTTGCTGACCCTGACCCAAGGAAATCCTTTCAGGGGATAATGTTGCTGAGTCAATTCTTGGTTGTCCCCAATGCTGTCTGACCGTTATCGATAAGGCCATTGCTTTTGGAATCACCGCCTGGAGTTTGGTTCCAATAGATCCTATCGGATATGTCAAAATAACATTACTGCCGCTTCGGGTTATTGGCATATCTGTCTGCTGGAACTGATTCAAACCTTTAGATTTCATCTTACTCAGGAATTCCGCCCAATTATTAGGGGCTGAGGAGAACTGCCAGGGATAGATGTACTGAACATCTTCAGATGTTACTTTGTCCAGATATCTTTGGAATTCTACCTTATCGAAAGCTTCCGTGGATCCATAGCCGTTATCAACGAAAACCACTGATGCCGTGTCTGTTACAAATCCTCCAGAAGTTTGGTGACTCGGAGTTATCGTTGCCATATTTCGAGCACCATCATAGAGATAAATAGGTTGAGGATTTCGATAATCATAACTCCTGGACATCACTGCTGAGTTTCCGGTCGCTGAAAGTAGTTGGATGTCGTAATTTGTAGAGATCACTGAACTCATCTGTGAACGATCATAGACTGAAGCTGAGTAAGTATTCATAGTTTCCAGACTACCGTCTCTGACAGTATACCGATAGTTTGAGTTATAGATCACAGGGATAGTTTGAATTGGCGCTTTACTTCTCACTTCAATAGTGACTGTTCCTTGAGTTGTTACTTCGATATCTCCAGTTATAGACTTAGTTCCTTCGGGGAGTTTAAGATCTATTGTTTGAGTGGTGTCCATGGAATTCATAGTGACCAACCAGTTTTCTCCGGACTGTCCGCAAGTTGCGCCCTGATCACAAGTTACTGTTATCGATCCTACACCCGGCAAACTCATACTCTGTGCTGAGGACTTCACTTTATCCACCACTTGATTTAAGGTGTGAAGAATGTCATCTATAGGGGCTGCCAATGCTGTGGATGGAAGCATGATTAAGGATATAATTAGGATGATTGGGATTTTTTTGTTCATATTTTTCCCTTCCCGGAGATTTTTTGATATTTCTGTCGAACTTCCTCGACTCGTTTTTTCCCGAGGTTTTTGACTTTTTCATCTGTTTGAGGATTTCCAACCTTCCCTAAGTAAGTGGCTTTGGTTTTCCCTGCCACTTTGGTATAATCATAAACATAACGGCTGTTGCCGGTTTCACGTATTACCAATGTCATATATAATCACCTATATACTACTGGCTTTTTCCCGTATATATAGGCCGTCCCGTCTATGGCTAGTGAATTTAATATACGGGAATCCTACCACATTCGGGAAAAATTTTCACTTTGCCGACTATTCAAGCAAAGCCAGACACATTAGGAAATACTCCTGCGAATCGTCCTCGCAAGCCGGGTTTCTAATTCATCGATCGTTTCATGGAGTTCACTGATCTCGGAAGTATGCTTTTCTTTCATAATTTGCATCTCATTCATCTGATCCTCTATGACCTGTTTCAGATGCAGTATCTCTTGATGCTGAGCCCTAATTGTCCTCTTATTGAACTCCACCATAGAGTTATGCTGGTTCTGAGAAAGGTCATGCCCACATATCCAACACATTTATCTAATCACCCAGTCAGGTTTTTTATTCTTCGGGTCAAAATTCTCTGAGCGTTCCTTGATTTGATCAAGTATGGATTTGTATACAAATGGTTTTTCATTTCTCAAATGTAAATCCTTTCCTTCTTTTAATCGTGCCAGAAGTCGCTGACATATCCTTTTTCCGTACGCTGATGCTCTATATTTATTCGGACTACCTTTACCTTTTTTGCCCTTTTTCAGATTCAGGTACTTTTTTGGGTAATCATTGCGCAGGGATGAGCAACGCTTTTGAGTCGCCCTTACGGGATGGTGAATTTCTTCTGCCACTTCTCTAGAAGTTTTCCATGTATTCCAACAATGAACAAGGATAGCCAATTTTAATCGATCATAACCAGATAATTCACGGACTGTATGCTGTTTAGTGTGAGGGTTCTTAGTAGTATACATGTCGGAAATATGGTGTTTCGGTAGGCTTGAAGATGGCTTCTGTAAGCCGGAAACAGATTGCTTATGTGATATACTAGTTGCCATGTCTCTCGAGTTTCCCAAGAACTTGGTTTCCGATGGGAAATTCCGGCTTACAGATTGCTTGATTTCCGAATTGTTTTCCACATGTTGATCAGTTCTCTTAAGATTATTCATTGGACCTCCTCCCTAGGAATAACATTAGGAAAACATTTTCTCCAAATCTCTTCCTCTTTTTTTCTGTGAATTTCATCAATTTCAGCTTGAAGATTTGCGATTTCTAGCTTCTTTTTCTGAATCTTTTTTGATAGGCGCAATCTTGGAACTCGCAATTTAGCTATCTTTGCCTTAGCTCGCTTTATTTTCTTTAAAATTTCATCTTCATTCATGATGGGATCTTCCTCAGTTTG from Candidatus Methanoperedens sp. carries:
- the comE gene encoding sulfopyruvate decarboxylase subunit beta; the protein is MEPEEHVLKIMHDCRIDVLLTLPCERIKALLSLAESEFSTIHLTREDNGVGICAGVYMAGRRPLMIIQSTGIGNMINSLLALNHLYNFPLPIIASWRGIQEEAMSAHIPLGEHLQGILNGANIKYTIVENANEVERVRDVINDSFNNKRPHVALMLPNVWKDSKCKQLSISCGPTPRIFDFNYSARIREPIMTRYDAISVVVSNVDNDDIIISNLGAPCKELYDAKDRPTNFYMRGSLGLASSIGFGLALFSKKKVYVLDGDGSLLMNPNALLEIAVTEPTNLTIICLDNSSYGTTGNQQTCSCSTVDLELFAKACGIKNTVKIHTKEELAQILKDGYAFVHAIIKPGNKDCKNLPLSPREIKERFMKQM